Proteins from one Impatiens glandulifera chromosome 2, dImpGla2.1, whole genome shotgun sequence genomic window:
- the LOC124927637 gene encoding ras-related protein RABD2c-like, with product MNTEYDYLFKLLLIGDSGVGKSCLLLRFADDSYLESYISTIGVDFKIRTVEQDGKTVKLQIWDTAGQERFRTITSSYYRGAHGIIVVYDVTDQESFNNVKQWLSEIDRYASENVNKLLVGNKCDLTSQKVVSYETAKAFADEIGIPFMETSAKSATNVEQAFMAMTADIKTRMASQPSMGNAKPRTVEIRGQPVNQNSGCCSS from the exons ATGAATACCGAGTA TGATTACCTCTTTAAGCTCTTGCTTATTGGAGATTCTGGAGTTGGAAAATCTTGTCTTCTTCTAAGATTTGCT GATGACTCATATTTGGAGAGCTACATTAGTACTATTGGAGTTGATTTC AAAATCCGAACAGTTGAGCAGGATGGAAAAACCGTTAAACTTCAAATT TGGGACACAGCTGGACAAGAGCGTTTCAGGACAATTACAAGTAGCTACTATCGCGGGGCACATGGGATAATT GTGGTTTATGATGTGACGGATCAAGAGAGTTTCAACAATGTCAAGCAATGGTTAAGTGAAATTGATCGCTATGCTAGTGAGAATGTAAACAAGCTACTTGTCGGTAACAAGTGTGACCTTACGTCACAAAAGGTTGTATCCTATGAGACGGCCAAG GCATTTGCAGATGAAATTGGTATTCCTTTCATGGAAACTAGTGCGAAAAGCGCCACCAATGTTGAACAAGCTTTCATGGCCATGACTGCCGATATTAAGACTAG gatggcaAGCCAACCTTCTATGGGCAATGCGAAGCCTCGGACAGTTGAAATTCGAGGGCAACCGGTTAACCAAAACTCTGGATGCTGTTCTTCCTGA
- the LOC124926458 gene encoding probable enoyl-CoA hydratase 2, mitochondrial — MAVFSIVGRSIRHQLRQSSQPYFKQLFDSNPSRYDIISLHGQFQIVRTLILESASRCLKINRLSGSDSGIAEMCLDRPQAKNAIGKDLLREFKLSLEDINNDPSVNILLITSLVPKVFCAGADLKERKTMDPSEVRTFVNSLRSSFSYLEALRIPSIAVIEGAALGGGLELALSCDLRICGESAIMGLPETGLAIIPGAGGTQRLPRLVGKSVAKELIFTGRKFSGSEAASMGIVNYCVPSGEARFKALEMAQEINQKGPVAIRMAKQAIDEGFELDLSMALELEEDCYENLLHTKDRLEGLAAFAEKRKPRYTGE, encoded by the exons ATGGCAGTTTTCTCAATCGTCGGCCGATCAATCAGACACCAGCTCCGGCAGAGTTCACAGCCCTACTTCAAGCAGTTATTTGATTCAAATCCGTCTAGGTATGATATCATATCACTTCATGGACAGTTCCAGATTGTTAGAACTCTCATTCTCGAATCAGCTTCTCGATGTTTAAAGATCAATCGATTATCTGGCTCCGATTCCG gaATTGCTGAGATGTGCTTGGATAGGCCTCAGGCTAAGAATGCTATTGGGAAAGATCTACTTAGAGAGTTTAAACTGAGTTTAGAAGATATCAATAATGATCCTTCTGTGAATATTCTGTTGATTACCAGTTTGGTTCCTAAGGTTTTCTGTGCTGGAGCTGATTTGAAG GAGAGGAAGACAATGGATCCTTCTGAGGTCAGGACTTTTGTGAATTCTTTACGCTCATCTTTTTCATACCTGGAG GCGCTTCGTATTCCTTCTATAGCTGTTATTGAAGGTGCAGCATTGGGTGGTGGATTAGAATTGGCTCTTTCATGTGATCTTCGAATATGCG GAGAAAGTGCAATAATGGGTCTGCCTGAAACAGGGCTTGCAATAATTCCCGG GGCTGGAGGGACACAAAGACTTCCTAGATTAGTTGGAAAATCAGTAGCAAAAGAGCTCATATTTACAGGTCGCAAATTCAGTGGCAGTGAAGCAGCTTCAATGG GCATAGTCAATTATTGTGTTCCATCAGGAGAAGCTCGTTTCAAGGCGCTAGAAATGGCTCAAGAGATAAATCAGAAG GGACCAGTAGCGATTAGGATGGCGAAACAAGCAATTGACGAGGGTTTCGAGTTAGATTTGTCAATGGCATTAGAATTGGAAGAAGACTGTTATGAGAATCTCTTGCACACTAAAGATCGGCTCGAGGGTTTGGCTGCTTTTGCTGAGAAGAGAAAACCGAGGTACACTGGTGAATAA
- the LOC124924264 gene encoding classical arabinogalactan protein 1-like has protein sequence MAFSSSSILLVLAISMSLMFLSPAQLSPTSLPPAPTPMAVVPLTPPPMVAAPPPTKALSPPPKSSKSPPPRAMAPSPKLSSPPAPPPSISDTPTDSPADSPDQSSLTTPNSAAFLKGGLPILTILGAIGIFF, from the coding sequence ATGGCTTTCTCAAGTTCTTCAATACTGTTGGTGCTAGCAATTTCCATGAGTCTTATGTTCCTCTCACCGGCCCAACTTTCTCCCACGTCATTGCCGCCGGCTCCAACACCTATGGCGGTGGTGCCGCTGACTCCACCACCCATGGTGGCGGCGCCGCCGCCCACTAAGGCATTATCCCCGCCTCCAAAATCTTCAAAGTCTCCTCCTCCGAGAGCAATGGCTCCATCACCCAAACTGTCATCGCCGCCGGCGCCACCACCTTCAATATCAGATACGCCCACAGACTCTCCGGCTGACTCGCCAGATCAATCTTCTTTAACTACACCCAATTCTGCAGCTTTCTTGAAAGGTGGCTTGCCAATATTGACCATTCTTGGAGCTATTGGAATCTTCTTCTGA